A window of the Plasmodium vinckei vinckei genome assembly, chromosome: PVVCY_08 genome harbors these coding sequences:
- a CDS encoding 6-cysteine protein liver specific protein 2, putative: protein MKGHIKNACFRKTLLITLLLIILKYTKYDYLEKENGEKPKYNNDISPPTLLRTYFDVYVNRKNKDVKELKKLLKNVTISNDYLCTVKKVDINIYNKICGNNVSKIILSTERKYGENDLKKKCISTGSSSCTFGEKKKREALFTNYEKRNVYKNSSLLEDFDENENTNKNFLFELFGIIAKIKKIIIDTSNKIISMCLFITGDHEENLFYIKNNKGYDELQNSNFYDYYENSNIYSINKELYGYNEEYANKYLYSFIDISSDNLNINFYQKVVQGENGNIAPEIFKNKNVDNLSKDKKYDSHSKMNDGNKSNWGVSNGKTETNRNINFKNGQFLKAVSDYFWKKNEKWNESKINQSNKLHKKNDEMIHRLIGRILAENDHEYENLSLNPNRDRERARERENERRQEIEWKRQTDKNKSNYSQAEERLLLIIREQNGTQKSDNPDKNTGVTVLEFSRLPPKKRRRVCTILAETESEISSKDNSNDSKASDNQNNSSNESNDKSKDYGPASPTPGDVAECKINMPSNNIEGKESESASRGDKSNSSGESNDKSKDYGPASPTPGDTAEDKINIPSILIEGKEYEDKSEDKNNDKNKEQHKETNSSDKNNDESKYDNPASSPPAEDTPEGKIKRPSRLFAEKEFEDKNNDKNKEQHKETNSSDKKTDESKYDNPASSPPAEDIPEGKIKRPSRLFAEKEFEDKNNDKNKEQHKETNSSDKNNGESKYDSPASPPPYDAPEGKINRPSRIIAEKESENKNEDKDKDNDKNKEQNKETNSSDKNSDESKEYDPASPPVEDIPEGKINRPSRLIAEKESENKNEDKDKDNDKNKEQNKETNSSDKNSDESKYDSPASPPPYDASEGKINRPSRIIAEKEFENKNEDKDTDNDKNKEQDKESNSSDKNSDESKYDSPTSPPPYDAPEGKIKRLSRLIAEKESENKNEDKNNDKNKEQNKETNSSDKNSDESKEYDPASPPVEDIPEGKINRPSRLIAEKESENKNEDKDKDNDKNKEQNIESNSSDKKNDESKYDSPASPPPYDAPEGKIKRLSRLIAEKESEDNNEGQNKDHDKDQNKESNSSDKNSDESKQDTPASSPAEDIPEGKINRPSRLIAEKESENKSGDSKSSNKETNSSDKSEDKSSDKETNSSDNNNDESKYDSPASPPPYDAPEGKINRPSRLIAEKESENNNEDKNNDKNKEQHKETNSLDNNNGESKEYDPASSPAEDIPEGKINRPSRLIAEKESENKSEDKNNDKNKEQNKESNSSDNNNDESKHDSPSSPPPYDAPEGKINRPSRLIAEKELENKENIRYAKQYKPYTSSNNHIDVSKYYNIVSSPPTDAPEDKKNTPPRLLTEKESENKSEDKNNDKNKEQNKESNSSDKNSDESKQDTPASPPAEDIPEGKINRPSRLIAEKESENKNEDKDKDNNKNEEQNKESNSSDNNNDESKHDSPSSPPAEDIPEGKINRPSRLIAEKELEYKDNEHDKEQFSKKNEINRKKNASYKSMVAENGQKDNEDEEMKAVFEKIKKKKEKEKIKYYPYDIIETMEALSSLSNEEYYMNDGAASRAKTSSILGKYLRQTNASNKHLDINMFFDEKPYRYRKGNYYFINPFPYSIIKMKKNEGLGYSEKIKYDGVYCYSLSFNNNSSLTYEIENSFRNVKPIEEIVPGTLTGFKSDDGYQKMLTPMFVEEDMFLHCAFNNEPNEIENRIASFPVKIFLKKNLNKTKGCSFQINMHDSIYKEYAERESFLSKKIILNDENSSNECAITATNEIIGFQCGPPYNHYTNNNNTSYMDKFFFNYVNNEDIKGGEYFKVEPAHCFEEVNTNEDIENVAPGSFPFPNFEMINGGLKSHHTRYLKLNIRDPNTAISCYCNYYNNGKIIYSGIMTINGKQNYNGLSDSIYSDQDTNKENDNAKQTGRKKNKPNEKNKINKMEKYDYKYFLNLLSYYNPYFMLYRKQPEDVKNDFIYDSKNNNQNNDEFLKKIQNKLTNLKFSDNDKHIHGMDDNLRYKYDNRHSNVYPISDYDSESHFDSERLSDSYEDTFNDDYISPNSNSYYDENTYNPDDLFSNYDDVNIESEYEELDPLQDNVTFQDNKSYEDKTQSIIVINKSKNVNVYIPKNKIKNKSKHIKNIEDIEDKKTKDALLKYLLLTYEETPDKNENLNTKLELFKEYFPSSSKNNILIEEKENDNTSNKIKNTSDIKEESIEPLNEKQINSEIEVSENDFTLDHNKSYNHDNANSNNHEEGITHGKINDDIPIAIMNTILHGLFGHNEYDGNKEENPKKDKKLHQTKNNTIENEDEEDLIKKSEELTEDENTFQKIK from the coding sequence atgaaaggtcatataaaaaatgcatgTTTTCGGAAAACTCTACTCATTACTCTACtgcttattatattaaaatacaCAAAATATGACTATTTAGAAAAAGAGAATGGTGAAAAACCAAAATACAACAACGATATATCACCACCAACTTTACTAAGAACATATTTTGATGTATATGTCAATAGGAAAAATAAGGACGTAAAGGAATTGAAGaaattattgaaaaatgtTACGATTTCTAATGATTATCTTTGCACGGTGAAAAAGGTggacataaatatttacaataaaatatgtggTAATAATGTgagtaaaattatattgagCACCGAAAGAAAATATGGGGAAAacgatttaaaaaaaaagtgcaTTAGTACTGGATCTTCATCGTGCACATTtggtgaaaaaaaaaaaagggaagCATTATTCacaaattatgaaaaaagaaatgtatataaaaatagcagTCTCCTTGAGGATTTTGACGAAAATGAAAACACAAATAAAAACTTTCTTTTTGAACTATTTGGTATAATTGCaaaaattaagaaaattataatagatacatctaataaaattatttccatGTGTCTATTTATTACTGGTGATCACGAAGAAAACTTATtctacataaaaaataataagggTTATGATGAATTGCAAAATTCTAATTTTTACgattattatgaaaattcaaatatatatagcattAATAAAGAATTGTATGGATATAATGAGGAATAtgctaataaatatttatattcttttatagACATTTCATctgataatttaaatattaatttttatcaaaaagtCGTTCAAGGAGAAAATGGGAATATAGCGCCAGAAATttttaagaataaaaatgtggATAATTTATCTaaggataaaaaatatgatagcCATAGTAAGATGAATGATggaaataaatcaaattgGGGTGTTTCAAATGGCAAAACCGAAACAAATAGaaacataaattttaaaaatggacaatttttaaaagcaGTAAGTGACTatttttggaaaaaaaatgaaaaatggaATGAAAGCAAAATAAACCAATCAAACAAActgcataaaaaaaatgatgaaatgATACATAGGTTGATAGGAAGAATTTTGGCAGAAAATGATCatgaatatgaaaatttaagTTTAAATCCAAATAGAGATAGGGAAAGAGCAAGAGAACGGGAAAACGAAAGGAGACAAGAAATAGAATGGAAAAGACAAAccgataaaaataaaagtaattATAGTCAAGCAGAAGAAAGACTTTTGCTTATTATTAGAGAACAGAATGGAACCCAAAAAAGTGATAATCCTGATAAGAATACTGGAGTTACTGTATTAGAGTTTAGTCGCTTGCCACCAAAAAAAAGGAGAAGAGTATGCACAATTTTAGCGGAAACTGAATCAGAAATTTCGAGCAAAGATAATAGTAATGATAGTAAAGCTAGTgataatcaaaataattcttCTAACGAGAGCAATGATAAATCAAAAGATTATGGTCCTGCTTCCCCTACTCCTGGTGATGTAGCAGAatgtaaaattaatatgccttctaataatatagaagGAAAAGAATCTGAAAGTGCGAGTCGTGGTGATAAAAGTAATTCTTCTGGCGAGAGCAATGATAAATCAAAAGATTATGGCCCTGCTTCCCCTACTCCTGGTGATACAGCAGAAGATAAAATTAACATACCTTCTATATTAATAGAAGGAAAAGAATATGAAGATAAGAgtgaagataaaaataacgataaaaataaagaacaACATAAAGAAACAAATTCTTCGGATAAGAATAATGATGAatcaaaatatgataatcCTGCATCTTCCCCACCAGCAGAGGATACCCCAGAAggtaaaattaaaagaccTTCGCGACTATTCGCGGAAAAAGAATttgaagataaaaataacgataaaaataaagaacaACATAAAGAAACTAATTCTTCTGATAAGAAAACTGATGAatcaaaatatgataatcCTGCATCTTCCCCACCAGCAGAGGATATCCCAGAAggtaaaattaaaagaccTTCGCGACTATTCGCGGAAAAAGAATttgaagataaaaataacgataaaaataaagaacaACATAAAGAAACAAATTCTTCGGATAAGAATAATGGTGAATCAAAATATGACAGTCCTGCTTCTCCACCCCCATATGATGCACCTGAAGGCAAAATTAATAGACCTTCTAGAATAATCGCAGAAAAAGAATCTGAAAATAAGAATGAAGATAAGGATAAAGATAACGATAAAAACaaagaacaaaataaagaaacaaaTTCTTCGGATAAGAATAGTGATGAATCAAAAGAATACGATCCTGCTTCTCCACCCGTAGAGGATATACCAGAAGGTAAAATCAATAGACCTTCGAGACTAATCGCAGAAAAAGAATCTGAAAATAAGAATGAAGATAAGGATAAAGATAACGATAAAAACaaagaacaaaataaagaaacaaaTTCTTCGGATAAGAATAGTGATGAATCAAAATATGACAGTCCTGCTTCTCCACCCCCATATGATGCATCTGAAGGTAAAATTAATAGACCTTCTAGAATAATCGCAGAAAAggaatttgaaaataagaATGAAGATAAGGATACAGATAACGATAAAAACAAAGAACAAGATAAAGAATCTAATTCTTCTGATAAGAATAGTGATGAATCAAAATATGACAGTCCTACATCTCCCCCCCCATACGATGCACCAGAAggtaaaattaaaagactTTCTAGATTAATAGCAGAAAAAGAATCTGAAAATAAGaatgaagataaaaataacgataaaaacaaagaacaaaataaagaaacaaaTTCTTCGGATAAGAATAGTGATGAATCAAAAGAATACGATCCTGCTTCTCCACCCGTAGAGGATATACCAGAAGGTAAAATCAATAGACCTTCGAGACTAATCGCAGAAAAAGAATCTGAAAATAAGAATGAAGATAAGGATAAAGATAACGATAAAAACaaagaacaaaatatagaatCTAATTCTTCTGATaagaaaaatgatgaatCAAAATATGACAGTCCTGCATCTCCCCCCCCATACGATGCACCAGAAggtaaaattaaaagactTTCTAGATTAATAGCAGAAAAAGAATCTgaagataataatgaagGTCAGAATAAAGATCACGATAAAGACCAAAATAAAGAATCTAATTCTTCGGATAAGAATAGTGATGAATCAAAACAGGACACTCCTGCTTCTTCACCCGCAGAAGATATACCAGAaggtaaaataaatagacCTTCGAGATTAATAGCAGAAAAAGAATCTGAAAATAAGAGTGGTGATAGTAAAAGTAGTAATAAAGAAACTAATTCTTCTGATAAGAGCGAAGATAAAAGTAGTGATAAAGAAACTAATTCTtcagataataataatgatgaatCAAAATATGACAGTCCTGCATCTCCCCCCCCATACGATGCACCAGAAGGTAAAATTAATAGACCTTCGAGACTAATCGCAGAAAAAGAAtctgaaaataataatgaagataaaaataacgataaaaataaagaacaacataaagaaacaaattctttggataataataatggtgAATCAAAAGAATACGATCCTGCTTCTTCACCCGCAGAAGATATACCAGAaggtaaaataaatagacCTTCGAGATTAATAGCAGAAAAAGAATCTGAAAATAAGAgtgaagataaaaataacgataaaaataaagagcaaaataaagaatCTAATTCTtctgataataataatgatgaatCAAAACATGACAGTCCTTCTTCTCCACCCCCATACGATGCACCAGAAGGTAAAATTAATAGACCTTCGAGACTAATAGCAGAAAAGGAATtggaaaataaagaaaatataagatATGCAAAACAATATAAGCCATATACTTCTTCTAATAATCACATTGATgtatcaaaatattataatattgtttCTTCTCCCCCAACCGATGCACCAGAAGATAAAAAGAATACACCGCCTAGATTATTAACAGAAAAAGAATCTGAAAATAAGAgtgaagataaaaataacgataaaaataaagagcaaaataaagaatCTAATTCTTCGGATAAGAATAGTGATGAATCAAAACAGGACACTCCTGCTTCTCCACCCGCAGAAGATATACCAGAAGGTAAAATTAATAGACCTTCTAGGTTAATCGCAGAAAAAGAATCTGAAAATAAGAATGAAGATAAGGATAAAgataacaataaaaatgaagaacaaaataaagaatcTAATTCTtctgataataataatgatgaatCAAAACATGACAGTCCTTCTTCTCCACCCGCAGAAGATATACCAGAAGGGAAAATTAATAGGCCTTCTAGATTAATAGCAGAAAAGGAACTTGAATATAAAGATAATGAACACGATAAAGAacaattttcaaaaaaaaatgaaataaatagaaaaaaaaacgctTCATATAAGAGCATGGTTGCAGAAAATGGGCAAAAAGATAACGAGGATGAAGAAATGAAAGCCGTATTcgaaaagataaaaaagaaaaaagaaaaagaaaaaataaaatattatcctTATGATATAATTGAAACAATGGAAGCTTTGAGTTCATTATCAAATGaagaatattatatgaatgaTGGTGCAGCCAGTCGTGCAAAAACTAGTAGTATTCTAGGAAAATATTTGAGACAGACTAATGCTTCTAATAAACATTTAgatattaatatgtttttcGATGAAAAACCATATAGATATAGAAAAggcaattattattttataaatccATTTCCATATAGTATTataaagatgaaaaaaaatgaaggaTTAGGTTAttcagaaaaaataaaatatgatggTGTCTATTGCTATTCTctttcttttaataataattcttcGTTAACATatgaaattgaaaattCTTTTAGAAATGTAAAACCAATAGAAGAAATAGTACCAGGTACATTAACAGGCTTTAAAAGTGATGACGGGTATCAAAAAATGCTTACTCCAATGTTTGTTGAAGAGGATATGTTTTTACACTGCGCATTTAATAATGAACCTAATGAGATAGAAAATAGAATAGCATCATTTCctgttaaaatatttttaaaaaaaaatttgaacaAAACAAAAGGGTGTtcttttcaaataaatatgcatgattccatatataaagaatatgCAGAAAGGGAATCATTTTtgagtaaaaaaattatattgaatgatgaaaatagcAGTAATGAATGTGCTATCACGGCTACAAATGAAATTATTGGATTTCAATGCGGGCCTCCATATAACCATTATACCAACAACAATAATACGAGTTACATggataaatttttttttaattatgtgAATAATGAAGACATAAAAGGTGgtgaatattttaaagtTGAGCCTGCACATTGTTTTGAAGAAGTTAATACAAATGAGGATATTGAAAATGTTGCCCCAGGCAGTTTCCCTTTCCCAAATTTTGAAATGATAAATGGTGGTTTAAAATCACACCATACAAGATATTTAAAGTTAAACATAAGAGATCCAAACACAGCTATATCATGTTATTGCaactattataataatgggaaaataatttattcagGTATAATGACTATAAATggtaaacaaaattataatggCCTATCAGATTCGATTTATTCCGATCAAGACACTAATAAAGAAAACGATAATGCAAAACAAACTGGtcgtaaaaaaaataaaccaaatgaaaaaaataaaattaataagatggaaaaatatgattataaatattttttaaatttattgtcATATTATAATCCATATTTCATGCTATATAGAAAACAGCCTGAAGATGTGAAAAATGATTTCATATATGATAGTAAGAATAACAAccaaaataatgatgaatttttaaaaaaaatacaaaataaattaaccAATTTAAAATTCTCTGATAATGATAAACATATTCATGGTATGGATGATAATTTAAGATATAAATACGATAATAGACATTCTAACGTGTATCCAATCAGTGATTATGATTCAGAAAGTCATTTTGATAGCGAAAGGTTATCCGATTCTTATGAAGATACTTTTAATGATGATTATATAAGTCCAAATAGTAATTCATActatgatgaaaatacatataaccCAGATGACCTTTTCTCTAATTATGATGATGTTAATATTGAAAGTGAATATGAAGAACTTGATCCATTGCAAGATAATGTAACTTTTCAAGATAATAAATCGTACGAAGATAAAACTCAATCTATTATAGTAAtcaataaatcaaaaaatgttaatgtttatattcccaaaaataaaataaaaaataaatcaaaacatataaaaaatattgaagaTATAGAAGATAAGAAAACGAAAGACGCTCTccttaaatatttattattaacatatGAAGAAACACcagataaaaatgaaaacttgaatacaaaattagaattatttaaagaatattttCCTTCTTCATcaaagaataatatattaatagaagaaaaagaaaatgataatacatcaaataaaataaaaaatacaagtGATATTAAAGAAGAATCGATAGAACCATTAAATGAGAAACAAATCAATAGTGAAATAGAAGTATCTGAAAATGACTTTACTTTAGATCATAATAAATCTTATAATCATGATAATGCAAATAGCAATAATCATGAAGAGGGTATTACTCATGGTAAGATTAATGATGATATACCAATTGCTATTATGAACACAATTTTACATGGATTGTTTGGACATAATGAATACGATGGcaataaagaagaaaatcCAAAAAAAGACAAGAAACTGCATCaaactaaaaataatacaatagaaaatgaagaCGAAGAagatttaattaaaaaatcgGAAGAATTAACGGAAGATGAAAATacttttcaaaaaataaaataa